In Mastigocladopsis repens PCC 10914, a single window of DNA contains:
- the hisD gene encoding histidinol dehydrogenase: MLRIITQQADVRAELQRICDRTNDEQVVHKEATVREVLQAVKRQGDKAVLHYTTEFDKQTLKPEELRVTGSELDAAYQQVSKELLQAIRLASSQIEAFHRQRVPKSWVQFGDDEVVLGKRYTPVDRAGLYVPGGRAAYPSTVLMNAIPAKVAGVPRVVMVTPPGAEKAINSAVLVAAQEAGVQEIYRVGGAQAIAALAYGTETIPKVNIITGPGNIYVTLAKKLVYGTVGIDSLAGPSEVLIIADETANPVHVAADLLAQAEHDPMAAAILLTTDTALAKNVQVAVERQLVDHPRRLLTEKAIAHYGLIVIVESLEAAAELSNEFAPEHLELEVKDPWELLPLIRNAGAIFLGYSTPEAVGDYLAGPNHTLPTSGAARYASALGVETFMKHSSIIQYSQTALEKVSGAIDVLATAEGLPSHAESVRRRVQKEE, translated from the coding sequence ATGCTGCGAATTATTACTCAGCAGGCAGACGTTAGAGCAGAACTACAACGGATCTGCGATCGCACCAATGATGAACAGGTGGTTCACAAAGAAGCAACAGTGCGGGAAGTGTTGCAGGCAGTGAAGCGCCAAGGTGATAAAGCTGTACTGCATTACACAACCGAATTCGATAAGCAAACCCTCAAGCCAGAAGAACTGCGCGTGACAGGCTCAGAACTGGATGCAGCCTACCAACAGGTATCAAAGGAATTGCTCCAGGCTATCAGGCTTGCTAGCAGCCAAATCGAAGCGTTTCACCGTCAGCGAGTTCCCAAAAGTTGGGTACAATTTGGCGATGATGAGGTCGTGTTGGGTAAGCGCTACACGCCAGTAGACAGAGCAGGATTATATGTACCGGGTGGTCGCGCCGCCTATCCAAGCACGGTGTTGATGAATGCAATTCCGGCAAAGGTAGCGGGTGTACCGCGTGTGGTGATGGTAACACCACCAGGAGCTGAGAAAGCGATTAACTCAGCAGTGCTGGTGGCAGCACAAGAGGCTGGGGTGCAAGAAATTTATCGCGTTGGAGGCGCACAGGCGATCGCTGCTTTAGCCTATGGTACAGAAACGATTCCTAAAGTTAATATAATCACAGGTCCAGGTAATATTTATGTAACTTTGGCAAAAAAACTCGTCTATGGCACTGTAGGTATCGATTCCTTAGCAGGACCAAGCGAAGTCCTGATTATTGCTGATGAAACCGCAAATCCTGTACACGTAGCTGCTGACTTGTTAGCGCAAGCCGAACATGACCCAATGGCAGCGGCAATTTTGCTAACCACGGATACGGCTTTAGCAAAGAACGTACAAGTGGCGGTGGAAAGACAGCTTGTGGATCACCCAAGGCGCTTGCTGACAGAAAAGGCGATCGCTCACTACGGTTTGATAGTGATTGTAGAATCCTTGGAAGCAGCAGCGGAACTCTCAAATGAATTTGCCCCTGAACACTTAGAGTTGGAAGTAAAAGACCCTTGGGAGCTACTACCACTTATTCGGAATGCGGGTGCCATATTCTTGGGGTATTCTACACCAGAAGCTGTAGGAGATTATTTGGCAGGACCTAACCACACCCTACCAACTTCTGGTGCTGCTCGCTATGCCTCAGCATTAGGAGTCGAAACTTTCATGAAACACTCTAGTATTATCCAATACTCCCAAACTGCACTAGAAAAGGTGTCTGGCGCAATTGATGTGCTGGCAACAGCTGAAGGCTTACCTTCTCACGCTGAGTCTGTAAGACGCCGAGTTCAAAAGGAAGAGTAA
- a CDS encoding universal stress protein: MLKTILVALDESELADRVIQTVQELVLPKDSKVILCHVFPTPESEMELPVDRPHQESPAFSYFHIEKRLQSYQTILPVESDIELVTGDPAEEIIRLANIYQAELIIIGSRGLTGMKRIVQGSVSSQVVEEANCSVLVVKPR; encoded by the coding sequence GTGCTAAAGACTATTTTGGTTGCTCTGGATGAGTCGGAACTTGCAGACAGAGTCATTCAGACGGTACAGGAATTGGTGCTGCCAAAAGATAGCAAAGTCATTCTCTGCCATGTGTTTCCTACACCAGAGTCAGAGATGGAACTACCCGTCGACCGTCCTCACCAAGAGTCACCAGCGTTTTCTTATTTCCATATTGAAAAACGGCTCCAATCGTACCAAACAATATTGCCAGTAGAAAGTGATATAGAACTTGTCACTGGCGACCCAGCAGAAGAGATTATTCGCCTTGCTAATATCTATCAGGCTGAGTTGATTATCATTGGCAGTCGTGGGTTAACTGGTATGAAGCGAATTGTCCAAGGTTCTGTTAGCTCTCAAGTCGTGGAAGAAGCCAATTGTTCTGTGTTAGTCGTCAAGCCTAGATGA
- a CDS encoding DUF2839 domain-containing protein, which produces MGEAKRRKAALGEKYGQDTTRILPWVPITKIQAEKLVKLSTRLAWFGIGGLIAAWVTVRFIGPAFGWWQVV; this is translated from the coding sequence ATGGGCGAAGCAAAGCGTCGTAAAGCCGCACTGGGAGAAAAATACGGTCAAGATACAACCAGGATCTTGCCGTGGGTTCCGATCACCAAAATCCAAGCAGAAAAACTCGTAAAATTGTCAACTCGCCTTGCCTGGTTTGGTATTGGCGGTTTGATTGCCGCTTGGGTGACAGTTCGTTTTATTGGTCCAGCTTTCGGTTGGTGGCAAGTTGTCTAA
- a CDS encoding DUF1815 family protein, with protein MFLRLAQQHRQFVQDLVMNLQALAIVLERRGYPASCYTCGDQMNSASFMVSLGENHLIRFLVSDYGITWTEMRDDRELMKLEGAEAVNQLQELANIVKQHPIQTCVGNKTLAKRC; from the coding sequence GTGTTTCTAAGACTAGCACAACAACATCGGCAATTTGTCCAAGACTTGGTAATGAACTTGCAAGCTTTAGCAATCGTCTTGGAGAGGCGAGGGTATCCTGCATCCTGCTATACCTGCGGAGACCAAATGAATAGTGCTTCGTTTATGGTTAGCCTGGGAGAAAACCACCTGATTCGGTTTTTAGTATCTGATTACGGGATCACTTGGACGGAAATGCGGGATGACCGCGAATTAATGAAGTTAGAGGGCGCAGAGGCAGTAAACCAGCTACAGGAACTTGCCAATATAGTCAAGCAGCATCCCATACAAACCTGTGTAGGAAATAAAACCCTCGCGAAGCGGTGTTAG